From the genome of Nicotiana sylvestris chromosome 2, ASM39365v2, whole genome shotgun sequence, one region includes:
- the LOC104223753 gene encoding AT-hook motif nuclear-localized protein 10-like translates to MSVGESNGVHASMQNLGSVSPFAADDRTATYNPLMQPVPSSTSPTPSFQVPAAGDPSVSVAALLNINPTSIEPAKRKRGRPRKYAPEGSTNPGMVSPPPPSQVAGSGFSSPPPPQAAVSAVKKGRGRPPGSGRKQQQLADIGSAAAGVGFRPHVITIKAGEDVLAKLMSFSQSSSQAVCILSANGSISNVTLWQAATSGGTVTYEGRFEILTLSGSFLLSESGGQRSRTGGLSVSLAGPDGRVLGGGVAGLLTAAAAVQVIVGSFSTEGQRQLKPGNSDAFGTPATLTSAARSPPSLGTLSESSGGTVSPHNQIVETSNNSPSGVANLPWR, encoded by the exons atgtcaGTTGGAGAATCCAATGGAGTTCACGCATCAATGCAAAACCTGGGATCAGTATCACCCTTTGCTGCCGATGATCGTACGGCAACGTACAACCCTTTGATGCAACCAGTTCcctcttccacttctccgacGCCGTCTTTTCAAGTTCCCGCCGCCGGCGACCCTTCCGTCAGTGTCGCAGCTCTTCTCAATATAAACCCTACCTCAATTGAACCTGCTAAACGAAAACGCGGAAGGCCGAGGAAGTATGCTCCCGAGGGTTCCACGAACCCTGGGATGGTTTCTCCTCCGCCGCCGTCGCAGGTCGCCGGTAGTGGATTTTCGTCTCCTCCGCCGCCGCAAGCAGCTGTATCGGCGGTGAAAAAGGGTAGAGGGAGACCACCTGGTTCTGGCCGAAAGCAGCAGCAACTAGCTGATATAG GATCAGCAGCAGCAGGGGTTGGATTTAGACCACATGTTATTACAATAAAAGCTGGAGAG GATGTATTGGCAAAACTAATGTCATTCTCCCAAAGTAGCTCACAAGCAGTGTGCATTCTGTCAGCCAATGGCTCCATATCTAACGTAACACTTTGGCAAGCAGCAACATCAGGTGGAACTGTAACTTATGAG GGACGGTTTGAGATCCTAACTCTGTCTGGTTCCTTTCTTCTCTCGGAATCTGGTGGTCAACGCAGCAGAACAGGTGGTTTGAGTGTGTCACTAGCTGGACCAGATGGCCGAGTTTTGGGTGGCGGTGTGGCAGGGCTTCTTACAGCGGCAGCTGCTGTTCAG GTTATTGTTGGTAGCTTCAGCACGGAAGGTCAGAGGCAGCTAAAGCCAGGGAATTCCGATGCCTTTGGTACACCAGCAACATTAACATCAGCGGCCAGAAGTCCTCCATCACTCGGAACCCTAAGCGAGTCGAGTGGTGGGACTGTTAGCCCTCATAATCAGATTGTTGAAACTTCGAATAACAGTCCTTCTGGAGTTGCTAACTTGCCCTGGAGATGA
- the LOC138885046 gene encoding uncharacterized protein: MTIKLVVGECTLNVISAYAPQAGLDEEIKRHFWEGLDDVVRSIPPSERLFIRGYFNGHTGSSAGGYTEVHGGFGFGERNEGSTSLLDFAKAFDLVITNSCFPKREEHLVTYQSSVAKTQIDYLLLRRCDRRLCEDCKVIPGETLATQHRLLVMDIGIMIKRKKRSVRGRPRIRWGALTKDKAQDLEGRLSTMGAWRISGDANTMWSTTANCIRKAAIEVLGISSGRTGGHKGDWWWNAVVQGKVEAKKAAYLRLIGSTG; encoded by the coding sequence atgactattaaattggtggtgggtgagtgtactttaaatGTCATTAGTGCGTACGCGCCGCAAGCGGGCTTggatgaggagattaaaaggcatttttgggaggggttggatgacgTCGTTCGTAGTATTCCGCCTTCCGAGAGGTTATTTATAAGAGGATATTTCAATGGTCATACTGGGTCGTCGGCAGGtggttatactgaggtgcatggcggctttggtttcggggagcggAACGAAGGGAGCActtcgctgttggactttgccaaggcattcgatctagtgattACGAACTCGTGTTTTCCGAAGCGGGAGGAGCAcctggttacttaccaaagttcggtggcgaagactcagattgactatctcctcctcaggagatgtgacagaaggttgtgcgaggattgcaaagttatcccaggAGAGACCCTtgcaacgcagcataggcttttggtgatggacattggtatcatgataaagaggaagaagaggtcagtaagAGGAcgcccgaggattaggtggggcgccttgactaaggataaagctcaggatttggaaggaaggttatcgacaatgggagcttggagaatcagtggggacgcaaacactatgtggtcgacgacaGCGAACTGTATAAGGAAGGCGGCGatagaggtgttagggatatcttcgggccgcaccggtggccacaaaggagactggtggtggaatgcagttgtccaaggtaaagtggaagcaaagaaggcggcttacctacgGTTAATAGGGAGCACTGGttag